The following proteins are co-located in the Sulfurospirillum deleyianum DSM 6946 genome:
- the metG gene encoding methionine--tRNA ligase, with translation MSQKAYITTPIYYVNDVPHIGHAYTTIIADTMARYYRLKGYETFFLTGTDEHGQKIEEAAKSRGKTPQAYADEISGKFRALWDEFEISYDKFIRTTDAEHKAGVQKAFQVMFDKGDIYKGEYEGHYCVSCETFFTDTQLVDEDKCPDCGKLTRLVKEESYFFKLSKYQEDLIKWYNSDEKCVLPKGKKNEVISFVKQGLRDLSITRTSFDWGVKLPSSMNDDKHVMYVWLDALLNYTTALGYGGDEKNMEFWPATMHLVGKDILRFHAIYWPAFLMSLGLALPKHVAAHGWWTRNGEKMSKSKGNVVNPKEVADAYGLENFRYFMLREVPFGQDGDFSQKALMDRINSDLGNELGNLLNRIIGMSGKYSNGVVNSKDVNTFHESELDAVEEILKNVENNLLELQTNRYLEELWKVLSIANQAITVHEPWVKIKEGKVEQALALVALVSNILARVSVLLHPIMPKTTTTIAKALGFEINTASYDKLVVRKTLLEEFTIEKVPPLFPRIEEPLMEQSAPVVEAIPTKTGKKEPKVESIITIEQFFETSLKIGTIVEANILEGSDRLLKLSVDLGEGILRQIVAGIREYYTPEALVNTQVCVVANLKPATIKGLLSEGMLLAAKDKEGLCLIRPENPRKNGASIG, from the coding sequence ATGTCCCAAAAAGCTTATATTACGACCCCGATTTATTATGTCAACGATGTCCCTCATATTGGACACGCTTACACCACCATTATCGCCGATACGATGGCTCGTTATTACCGTCTTAAAGGGTATGAAACCTTCTTTTTAACAGGAACCGATGAACACGGTCAAAAAATCGAAGAAGCGGCAAAATCACGAGGCAAAACACCTCAAGCCTATGCGGATGAAATCAGTGGAAAATTTCGTGCCCTTTGGGACGAGTTTGAGATTAGCTACGATAAATTTATTCGTACCACCGATGCTGAACATAAAGCAGGGGTGCAAAAAGCATTTCAAGTGATGTTTGACAAAGGTGACATCTATAAGGGTGAGTATGAGGGGCACTACTGTGTGAGTTGCGAAACCTTCTTTACCGATACACAACTGGTCGATGAGGACAAATGCCCTGATTGTGGAAAACTGACCCGTTTGGTCAAAGAGGAGAGCTACTTTTTTAAACTCTCAAAATATCAAGAAGACCTCATCAAATGGTACAACAGCGATGAAAAATGTGTCCTTCCGAAAGGCAAAAAAAACGAAGTGATTAGCTTCGTCAAACAAGGGCTTCGTGACCTCTCCATTACACGAACCAGTTTTGATTGGGGTGTGAAACTTCCTTCTTCCATGAACGATGATAAACATGTGATGTATGTTTGGTTAGACGCTCTTTTAAACTATACCACGGCACTAGGCTATGGAGGGGATGAAAAAAACATGGAATTTTGGCCTGCAACCATGCACTTGGTGGGAAAAGATATTTTACGCTTTCATGCCATCTACTGGCCTGCCTTTTTAATGAGCCTTGGCTTAGCACTTCCAAAACATGTTGCCGCACACGGTTGGTGGACGAGAAACGGCGAAAAGATGAGTAAAAGCAAAGGGAATGTGGTCAATCCAAAAGAGGTTGCTGATGCTTATGGATTAGAGAATTTTCGCTACTTTATGCTTAGAGAAGTTCCTTTTGGACAAGATGGTGATTTTAGCCAAAAAGCCTTGATGGATCGTATTAACTCAGACCTTGGCAATGAGCTAGGCAATCTTTTAAACCGTATTATTGGCATGAGTGGCAAATACAGCAATGGTGTGGTTAATTCCAAAGATGTCAATACCTTTCATGAGAGCGAATTGGATGCTGTGGAGGAAATTTTAAAGAATGTTGAGAATAACCTTTTAGAGCTTCAAACCAACCGCTATCTTGAAGAGCTTTGGAAAGTACTAAGTATTGCCAATCAAGCGATTACCGTGCATGAACCATGGGTGAAAATTAAAGAAGGCAAAGTAGAACAAGCCCTAGCGCTCGTGGCGTTGGTGTCCAATATTTTAGCCCGTGTCAGTGTTCTTTTACACCCTATCATGCCAAAAACAACCACAACCATTGCCAAAGCACTTGGGTTTGAAATTAATACGGCAAGCTATGACAAATTAGTGGTACGCAAAACCTTGTTAGAGGAATTTACCATTGAGAAAGTACCTCCACTCTTTCCTCGCATTGAAGAGCCTTTAATGGAACAAAGTGCACCTGTGGTAGAAGCCATCCCTACAAAAACTGGTAAAAAAGAGCCTAAAGTGGAATCTATCATTACCATTGAGCAATTTTTTGAAACCTCACTTAAAATTGGAACCATCGTAGAAGCAAATATTTTAGAAGGAAGCGACAGGCTTTTAAAACTCAGTGTCGATTTAGGGGAAGGAATACTTCGTCAGATTGTCGCAGGAATTCGTGAATATTACACTCCTGAAGCGCTGGTCAATACGCAAGTGTGTGTCGTCGCCAACCTTAAACCTGCGACCATTAAAGGGCTCCTTTCTGAGGGAATGTTATTGGCGGCTAAAGATAAAGAAGGACTCTGTTTGATTCGTCCAGAGAATCCACGTAAAAATGGCGCTTCTATTGGATGA
- a CDS encoding class 1 fructose-bisphosphatase: protein MTEIYEAIKRSAKRIKEAIEFDDTGYSENINATGDTQLKLDIKSDQIIEEEFAKVASIKEIISEEKEEKTSLHVNGIYDVGYDPLDGSSLIDVNLSVGSIFGIYEGGYAGANLKAAVYVVYGPRVELVIAEKDVKMYRMNKNGEFVFIKTIELKEKGKLNAPGSTQQCWEPKHKALIDAIFADGYRLRYSGGMVPDLHQILLKGGGLFSYPATSDVPKGKLRMIFEVFPFAFVYEKAGGEAIDGKQRILELSPSHPHDTTPCFFGSKVEIERVKQCYA from the coding sequence ATGACTGAAATTTACGAAGCCATAAAGCGCTCTGCTAAACGGATTAAAGAAGCGATTGAATTTGATGATACGGGCTATTCTGAAAACATCAATGCCACAGGCGATACCCAACTTAAATTGGATATTAAAAGCGACCAGATTATTGAAGAAGAGTTTGCTAAAGTCGCCTCTATTAAAGAGATTATCAGCGAAGAAAAAGAGGAAAAAACATCTTTACATGTAAACGGAATCTACGATGTGGGATATGATCCCTTAGATGGTTCAAGCCTGATTGATGTCAATCTTAGTGTGGGGTCTATTTTTGGAATTTACGAGGGTGGTTATGCAGGTGCTAACCTCAAAGCCGCCGTGTATGTCGTTTATGGTCCTCGTGTGGAGCTGGTGATTGCAGAAAAAGATGTGAAGATGTACCGTATGAACAAAAATGGTGAATTTGTCTTCATTAAAACGATAGAGCTTAAAGAAAAAGGCAAACTCAATGCACCTGGTTCAACCCAACAATGCTGGGAACCTAAACATAAAGCCCTTATTGATGCGATTTTTGCTGATGGGTATCGTTTACGTTACTCTGGAGGCATGGTGCCTGATTTACATCAGATTCTTTTAAAAGGCGGCGGACTTTTCTCTTATCCTGCTACCTCAGATGTACCCAAAGGAAAGCTTAGAATGATTTTTGAGGTCTTCCCTTTTGCGTTTGTTTATGAAAAAGCCGGTGGAGAAGCGATTGATGGTAAGCAAAGAATTTTAGAGCTAAGCCCTTCGCATCCTCACGATACCACACCTTGCTTTTTTGGCTCCAAAGTGGAAATAGAACGTGTTAAGCAGTGCTATGCATAG
- the mobB gene encoding molybdopterin-guanine dinucleotide biosynthesis protein B gives MKSLAVAFTGPSDSGKTTLILKVATLLKEKNVLAIVKNDPSDKAQFDVEGKDSWKFAQTGAEVVVTSPTRTTLFSKRQKDLDAIIELLGDFDFLLVEGLKNLPLPRIAIFRNKLDESYFECSDAIAVDGSVCLSDYAIPSHIAILDLNNPEHVVAWIEKNAKKVK, from the coding sequence ATGAAATCCCTAGCCGTTGCTTTCACAGGCCCTTCCGATAGTGGAAAAACAACACTGATTCTCAAAGTGGCAACACTTCTGAAAGAAAAAAATGTGTTGGCTATTGTTAAAAATGACCCCAGCGATAAAGCTCAATTTGATGTTGAAGGAAAAGATAGCTGGAAATTTGCACAAACAGGCGCAGAGGTTGTCGTCACTTCTCCGACACGAACGACTCTTTTTTCAAAACGCCAAAAAGATTTGGATGCGATTATTGAGCTTTTAGGCGACTTTGACTTTTTACTGGTTGAAGGGCTTAAAAATCTTCCTTTACCTCGTATCGCCATTTTTCGCAATAAGCTCGATGAGAGTTATTTTGAGTGTTCCGATGCTATTGCTGTGGATGGAAGTGTTTGTTTGAGTGATTATGCGATTCCTTCGCATATTGCGATTTTAGATTTAAATAACCCTGAGCACGTTGTGGCTTGGATAGAAAAAAACGCTAAGAAAGTGAAATAA
- a CDS encoding lytic transglycosylase domain-containing protein, protein MHPLFASQNVDFAFFQDKPQSLAKDFYIYEYLQSDRVTPKEATMLFGMVHTMNLRFFHLFAKKMENPEFQKISYCMDLDITRLMKEDDACLNIGINSAKLTSLPKSQLANIKSRLSPNTPLLKLFPIMESDNVYESALKSDAQTFLTLYTGSISAYKLAHFNQNILPKAFLDSLSLSPKFNAMVYSTVQNDKLDMVQKSLLYVTPSLHVNAKSLFYLGLNALKYHENNKAIAFFEQSIERAKKQEEKDRALFWQYLISNNASYLQKLSQSSDINIYSLFALETLSLPLHNVVSPHLEGTHPYFEVSDPFAWIEIMQRVYHMSAQETEIFAQSFKYANTLPHYSYLMERATRYSKHYYPIPYPEEIADYSTHRQALMLAIARQESRFLPSVVSTSYALGMMQFMPFVARDIAKKEKLEDFNIAAMFNPKVAYLFGNIHLNFLERNLISPLFVAYAYNGGIGFTKRHLQAGAFSAGMYEPFWSMETMINEESREYGKKVLANYVVYRHLLGDDVSIKNLFEKLLIPSASDRFRN, encoded by the coding sequence TTGCATCCATTGTTTGCTAGTCAAAATGTCGATTTTGCTTTTTTTCAAGACAAACCGCAATCCTTAGCCAAAGATTTTTATATCTACGAATATCTTCAAAGTGATCGGGTAACACCTAAAGAAGCCACGATGCTTTTTGGGATGGTGCATACCATGAATCTTCGTTTTTTTCATCTCTTTGCTAAAAAAATGGAAAATCCTGAGTTTCAAAAAATCTCTTACTGTATGGATTTGGATATTACCCGTTTAATGAAAGAGGACGATGCGTGTTTAAATATTGGTATTAACAGCGCAAAACTCACCTCTTTACCCAAAAGCCAACTTGCAAACATTAAATCACGATTAAGCCCGAATACTCCTCTGCTTAAACTGTTCCCGATTATGGAGAGTGACAATGTCTATGAAAGTGCTCTAAAAAGTGATGCTCAAACTTTTTTAACCCTTTATACAGGGAGTATTTCGGCGTATAAATTGGCTCATTTCAACCAAAATATACTTCCAAAAGCTTTCCTAGACTCCCTGTCTCTCTCGCCTAAATTTAATGCCATGGTTTATTCTACCGTTCAAAATGATAAGTTAGATATGGTGCAAAAATCACTCTTATATGTCACGCCCTCTTTACATGTAAACGCAAAGTCACTCTTTTACTTAGGACTCAATGCGCTTAAATACCATGAAAACAACAAAGCGATTGCCTTTTTTGAACAATCCATTGAACGTGCAAAGAAACAAGAAGAGAAAGACAGAGCCCTCTTTTGGCAATACCTTATTAGCAATAATGCTTCGTATCTGCAAAAACTTTCCCAAAGCAGTGACATTAACATCTACTCACTGTTTGCACTTGAAACACTATCGCTACCTTTACACAATGTCGTCTCTCCACACCTAGAAGGAACCCATCCCTATTTTGAAGTGAGTGATCCTTTTGCGTGGATAGAGATTATGCAACGTGTCTATCATATGAGTGCGCAAGAGACCGAAATCTTCGCACAAAGCTTTAAATACGCCAATACGCTACCACACTATAGCTATCTTATGGAGCGTGCGACACGTTATAGCAAACATTACTATCCCATTCCTTACCCTGAGGAAATTGCAGATTATTCTACACACAGACAAGCGCTTATGTTAGCGATTGCTCGTCAAGAGAGTCGTTTTTTACCCTCCGTGGTTTCCACCTCGTATGCACTAGGCATGATGCAGTTTATGCCTTTTGTCGCACGGGATATCGCTAAAAAAGAGAAACTCGAAGATTTTAATATCGCCGCTATGTTTAATCCAAAAGTGGCTTATCTTTTTGGGAATATTCATCTTAATTTTTTAGAGCGAAACCTCATCAGTCCTCTCTTTGTCGCTTATGCTTATAATGGGGGAATTGGGTTTACCAAACGGCACCTTCAAGCAGGTGCTTTTTCAGCGGGGATGTATGAGCCATTTTGGAGTATGGAGACGATGATTAATGAAGAGAGCCGTGAATACGGCAAAAAAGTACTCGCCAACTATGTCGTTTATCGTCATCTTTTAGGCGATGACGTCTCTATTAAAAATCTTTTTGAAAAACTACTGATACCCTCTGCGAGTGATCGCTTTCGAAACTAA
- a CDS encoding YggT family protein: MIILATLIEAFATILHTLVNIYIWVVIIAALITFVRPDPYNPIVQILFRLTNPVYAFIRKFVPTLIGGVDLAPLIVVLVLQFVDLFAVKLLFALSNAL; this comes from the coding sequence ATGATTATTTTAGCAACCCTAATTGAGGCATTTGCCACTATCTTACATACATTAGTTAACATCTATATTTGGGTGGTCATTATTGCAGCACTGATTACGTTCGTGCGCCCTGACCCATACAATCCCATTGTACAGATTTTATTTCGCCTTACCAATCCTGTCTATGCGTTCATTCGCAAATTTGTCCCAACACTTATCGGGGGTGTTGATTTGGCGCCGTTGATTGTTGTCCTTGTGCTTCAATTTGTCGATTTATTTGCTGTTAAACTCTTATTTGCCCTTTCCAATGCACTTTAA
- a CDS encoding glutamate--tRNA ligase family protein, which yields MVRFSFAPTHDMLASELRIALLSALYAQQKNLPLIVRIEDGKRSEAMEAKEDAFLEILSLFGIFYTQLYYQRHNFKYHLQFASTLLDRKKAFICFCPEEKASPYDGTCEHLNSEEILNNPSPFVIRMKPSPTTNDSFTIMQRDKYPTLVFARACDDMLQGASTLIREEACREDAAKENLVRKALGYEEALNYLYVPNLQNADTIRVKALLDEGFMPEAIAQYLLALGTEWLSNKEKTNTPVAFEKEALRHMNKECIQNLSDMELSKRLGYACENIGKLAKLYTTTLSTTAQIKGAIDAIFAKKEPLQDFETESTTLQTLILEAPYFESYDAFETYLAEKSGLKAEAFVKPLCYLLMGKAQGLTLAQTYPLIKNYLKEIVR from the coding sequence ATGGTTAGATTTTCGTTTGCACCCACGCATGATATGTTGGCGAGTGAGCTTCGCATCGCCCTTTTGAGCGCTCTTTATGCTCAGCAAAAAAATCTACCGTTGATTGTGCGTATCGAAGATGGAAAAAGAAGCGAAGCAATGGAAGCCAAAGAGGATGCATTCTTAGAGATTTTATCGCTCTTTGGTATTTTTTACACTCAACTCTACTACCAAAGGCATAACTTTAAATACCATCTCCAATTTGCCTCCACGCTTTTGGATAGAAAAAAAGCCTTTATCTGCTTTTGCCCTGAAGAGAAAGCCTCCCCTTATGATGGGACGTGTGAGCATTTAAATAGCGAGGAGATTTTAAACAATCCTAGCCCGTTTGTCATTCGCATGAAGCCCTCACCTACAACCAACGATAGCTTTACCATCATGCAAAGAGACAAATACCCCACGCTCGTGTTTGCTAGGGCGTGTGATGATATGCTTCAAGGTGCAAGCACCCTCATTCGTGAGGAAGCATGCAGAGAAGATGCCGCCAAAGAGAATCTTGTAAGAAAAGCACTGGGCTATGAAGAAGCGCTAAACTACCTTTACGTTCCAAACCTTCAAAACGCTGATACGATTCGTGTCAAAGCCCTTTTGGATGAGGGCTTCATGCCTGAAGCGATTGCTCAGTATCTTTTAGCACTTGGCACAGAATGGTTGAGTAACAAAGAGAAAACAAACACACCTGTGGCGTTTGAAAAAGAAGCACTGCGCCACATGAACAAAGAGTGCATTCAAAACCTAAGCGACATGGAACTTTCAAAACGACTAGGCTATGCGTGTGAAAACATCGGAAAGCTGGCAAAACTCTACACAACAACGCTTAGCACCACAGCTCAAATCAAAGGTGCCATAGACGCTATCTTTGCGAAAAAAGAGCCTTTACAAGACTTTGAAACTGAGAGTACAACGCTTCAAACACTGATTTTAGAAGCACCTTATTTTGAGAGCTATGATGCTTTTGAAACCTATTTGGCAGAAAAAAGTGGTTTAAAAGCAGAAGCGTTTGTCAAACCACTTTGTTATTTACTCATGGGTAAAGCTCAGGGATTAACACTGGCTCAAACCTACCCTCTGATTAAAAATTATCTTAAGGAGATTGTTCGATGA